The Filimonas lacunae genomic sequence TCACTTCATACTGGCACCATAAGCGGGGATATTCATCCTGGTAACGCCAGGTAGGAATTCTTCTGGCATCAGGAGTTGTTATTTCATAGGTATATTCAATAATGGAACCTTCTTTTATAGCAGGAAAAGTGAATTTTTGAGTTTGCGATTCCGCTCCTTTGTCTTTAAATAAGCTGCCTTTTTCCAAACGGGTGGTAACCACTTTCCCGCCTTCCAGGTTATAGGTGGCCACTTCCAGCCCGGCTATTTTTTGTGCATCTTCATTGCGCCCGAACAAACTCAACTCTACCGTTGCTAAATCAAAAGCATTTTTATGTAACAGGTGTATCCGTACATGATGCTTAAACACTACATTAAAAAAGCCATCATTATTTCCTTCGAACGAAGCATAACCTACATCAAACAAGTAAACAGCATCAGCCGAACTATCTACCGCATAAGCAGTAGCCGCAAAATCTTCTGGTTTAACATCGCCAAATTTGAATTTTGGTATTTTTTTCTGGGCAGACGCCAGTGTTACACCCAGCAAAAAGGGCAAAAGCAAGGTCGCAATTGTTTTATTCATATAAGAGTGTAAGGGTGGGTATTTCAATTATACCACACAATAATACAAATAATAAAATTTCGTTGGAATAGAAGGTTTATTCATGCCGGGTATAACAATTTTGCCTTCCGGTTGTCATTTCCAGCAGAGAAATGGTGTTTAAAAAATATCCGCACAAAACCGCCAAACAAAATTAACTTTGCCGCACAAAAACGCACATATTTCATTTTTATCCGCGTTTTCTCGTGAGTTCCGCTCAGGCATCCCGCCTGTATGATGTGCATACCGGATAAAGAAAAGGTGCCTGTTACCGCAAAACTTCATACTCAATTAAATAACAACCATGGTAGACTCTTTTGAAAAGGTACCCTGTTTTATTTACGACAACAGTAAACAAGGCTCCCTGGCTATTGCACAAACAATAGCCGCTCTTATTACCAGCAAACAGCAGGAAAGCAAACCCTGCGTGTTAGGCCTGGCCACCGGATCTTCTCCCAAACTGGTGTATGCCGAATTGGTGCGCATGCACAAAGAAGAAGGTTTGAGTTTTCGTAATGTCATCACCTTTAATCTCGACGAATACTATCCCATCGACGCGGATGCCCTGCAAAGCTATAAACGCTTCATGTACACCCACCTGTTTAACCATGTTGACATGGTAGCCAGCAACATTCATATACCCGATGGCAGCATTCCTAAAGAAGAAGTGAAAAGCCATTGCGCGGCCTATGAAGCCCTGATTGAACAATCAGGCGGTATAGATTTACAGATATTAGGAATAGGCAACAACGGTCATATCGGTTTTAACGAACCCGGCTCCACCCTGTTTTCCAAAACACGCCTGATCACGCTGGATAATTCCACCCGGCTGGCTAACTCCTTCGAGTTTACCAATATGTCGGAAGTGCCACGCCTGGCCATTACCATGGGCATCAGCACCATATTAAAAGCCAAAAAGATTGTTCTGATGGCCTGGGGCCCGCTGAAAGCCCCTGTAGTACAGCAAGCCGTAGAAGGCCCTGTTACTGATTATGTACCCGCTTCGCTGCTGCAACAGCACGATGATGTACAATTTATCATGGATACTGCCGCCGCCACAGAATTGACCCGCAATAAATCGCCCTGGCTAACCGGTGAATGTGAATGGAGTACCGACATGATTAAAAAAGCCGTTACGCAAATGGCACTAAAACTGTCCAAGCCCATTCTTAGCCTTACCGACCGCGATTACAATGAATACGGCTTGAGCGATCTGCTGGTGGAAAAAGGCGATGCCTACGAAGTGAACCTACAGGTGTATTATATGCTACGTGATAGCATTACCGGCTGGCCTGGCGGTAAACCCAATGTGGTTATCCCTAACCACCCCGAGCGCTCCAACCCCTACCCTAAAAAAGCAGTGATCTTTTCTCCGCATCCGGATGATGATATTATATCTATGGGTGGCACCTTTCAACGCCTGCACGACCAGGGGCACGAAGTGCATGTAGCCTATCAAACCTCCGGTAACATTGCCGTAACAGATGAGTTTGTAACCCGCTTCCTCGATTTTGCCGTAGGCTTTGAAGACCTGTTTGGTATCAACAGCGAAATGAGCCAGAAAATATTGCAGGAAGCCCGCGCCTTCTTACAATCTAAAAAGAGCAACCAGATAGACACGCCCGAAATAAGGGCCATCAAAGGGCTGATACGCCGCTGCGAAGCCAAAGCCACTTGTAGGTATGTAGGCCTTACAGATGACAAAGCCCATTTCATGAACCTGCCCTTTTACGAAACCGGCGCTATCGAAAAAAAGCCAATGGGCGAAGCCGATGTAGAAATGACTATAAGCCTGCTACGCCAGATACAACCCCAGCAGATCTATTGCGCCGGCGACCTGGCCGACCCGCATGGTACCCATAAAGTTTGTCTGGACATTATATTTGAATCGATGCGCCGCCTGAAAGCCGCCGGTGATGCCTGGGTAAAAGACTGCTGGGTATGGCTGTATAAAGGCGCCTGGCAGGAATGGGATATTTCCGAAATAGAAATGGCCATCCCTATGAGCCCCGACCAGGTAATGAAAAAACGCTTCGGCATTTTCATACACCAAAGCCAAAAAGATTCGGTTCCCTTCCAGGGCAGCGACTCCCGCGAGTTCTGGCAACGCGCCGAAGAACGCAACGCCAATACCGCTAATATTTACGCGCAACTTGGTCTAACTCAATACGCTGCCATGGAAGCCTTTCGTCGCTGGCATTACTAAAAAAGTTTCCGTCAAAACTGATTTTTTTTAAAATCAATTTTGACGGAATTAATATTTCCCCTTATTTTTGCCGCCCATTAACGCAGGAACACTCCCGCAAAAATGGAAAAAACCTCCGGCGAGGTAGCTCAGCTGGTTAGAGCATCGGATTCATAACCCGAAGGTCGGCAGTTCAAGTCTGCTCCTCGCTACATTTTAAAAGTCCAATAAAGTAAAATTTATTGGACTTTTTTTTATTTATCCATACGCTAAAGCGGGCATAGTTTTAAATCGGAGATGACACGAAAGAAGCTATATATTCCAGAAGAGGTAAAAGCAGACATTAAAAAACATATTTCTAGCAAATATCCACTAGCACTTGAAGGATTTTTTTCTGCAAGTGAAGAAGAAGATGCATTAACCGGGGACTTAGGAGGTACGTTAAGAATTAAGAATCAAAGAGTGTTTGTAAAAGATAGTCAAATTGAAACCCCAGGGGAATGGACATGGAGTATAAACTATCATAAATTCAGAGGAAGAGGCCCTGGCGCAACAGAGAATAAATTAGGAGCAGATGGAATTTTTGAATTAACACTACAAATTGGAAACCGAGTAGAAAAAAAATCACTGCTATTTCAATCGAAAATAAGCTGGAAAGATGATCCTAATATTTTAAGAGAAGCTATCAAATTAACAACATGGCGTGAAGCTGCGTTTGTCTTAAATTTTACTCCCACAGAATACGAAGCTATAGACCTTGACACTATTATTAAATCCAGAGGAAAACGGCCCTCCAAGATAAACTTCACTCCCCTAGACCAATTTATAGGAGAAAACTTCTTAGAATGTATAGTTGGAGACATAGATTTAAGGTATAATGCTACAACCCGAAAATTATTTTGGAGAACAAATGACGGGCAATATGTGTCAACAAAATTTTCGATTCCTCAAAGAATTGCAATACAAATAAATGCTCCCGATTTGGATACCTCAAACTCAAAATACAGA encodes the following:
- the nagB gene encoding glucosamine-6-phosphate deaminase; protein product: MVDSFEKVPCFIYDNSKQGSLAIAQTIAALITSKQQESKPCVLGLATGSSPKLVYAELVRMHKEEGLSFRNVITFNLDEYYPIDADALQSYKRFMYTHLFNHVDMVASNIHIPDGSIPKEEVKSHCAAYEALIEQSGGIDLQILGIGNNGHIGFNEPGSTLFSKTRLITLDNSTRLANSFEFTNMSEVPRLAITMGISTILKAKKIVLMAWGPLKAPVVQQAVEGPVTDYVPASLLQQHDDVQFIMDTAAATELTRNKSPWLTGECEWSTDMIKKAVTQMALKLSKPILSLTDRDYNEYGLSDLLVEKGDAYEVNLQVYYMLRDSITGWPGGKPNVVIPNHPERSNPYPKKAVIFSPHPDDDIISMGGTFQRLHDQGHEVHVAYQTSGNIAVTDEFVTRFLDFAVGFEDLFGINSEMSQKILQEARAFLQSKKSNQIDTPEIRAIKGLIRRCEAKATCRYVGLTDDKAHFMNLPFYETGAIEKKPMGEADVEMTISLLRQIQPQQIYCAGDLADPHGTHKVCLDIIFESMRRLKAAGDAWVKDCWVWLYKGAWQEWDISEIEMAIPMSPDQVMKKRFGIFIHQSQKDSVPFQGSDSREFWQRAEERNANTANIYAQLGLTQYAAMEAFRRWHY
- a CDS encoding J domain-containing protein, producing MTRKKLYIPEEVKADIKKHISSKYPLALEGFFSASEEEDALTGDLGGTLRIKNQRVFVKDSQIETPGEWTWSINYHKFRGRGPGATENKLGADGIFELTLQIGNRVEKKSLLFQSKISWKDDPNILREAIKLTTWREAAFVLNFTPTEYEAIDLDTIIKSRGKRPSKINFTPLDQFIGENFLECIVGDIDLRYNATTRKLFWRTNDGQYVSTKFSIPQRIAIQINAPDLDTSNSKYREIKNEDIHNFRMNTSAEEILSLENNYSPNELKKARAAKALIYHSDAHSFGDKLLDELLKVRMQEINVAHDFLKSSIKE